AGTCTTCTTGACCTTACAGGAGTCCAGTGCTTCAACAACTGCTCAAGCCCCTCTAGAAAAGCATCTTCTATGTTCAAACCTAACGAATTACTGGATGACAAAACTATCGGTCGGCATTGCATTAGCTCACACAACAGTTCTCCAGCGCGTGTTTTCGATTTGCCCTCATCTGATCCTGAAAGTTTACCCTGCAACACTTCATCAAGAACTGATCGTGCCTCTGCATACCAGGATTGCCTGATCAGGCAGAGGCACAAGTTACAGGCCTTGTTCGCATCTGGGTCGATGATTTGAGCTTTGCGATATACCACTTCTGCTGCTACATAGTTTCCTTGATGCATGTAGGCCCAACCTAAATTACCCTGCTCACAGATTTATAAAGTCAGAACATGCCTACAGTGCAAATAAATCATATTTGGGGGAACAAATGTGCAATTGCCATCAGTTAAATCAATGATATAGAGAATGTGAAATGATTGGTATGAGGCAACCATGTATCCTCAGAAAGCCCTTAGAAGCTTTAGAAGTAGCAGCTGCAGCACTAGATTGGTTATTGAATGCGTTCTATCAGGTAATATTTAAAGAAAAGGATTGTGGATAGCTTTAAGGTCTGCTGTCCTTAAATATGGTTTTCTAAGTGATAATTATCCACTCTCCTATAAGGTTTGTGCTTGCAAAAGATATAGGCCATTGTATCAAGTATTTCATTAACTAAGAGGGGAACCAGCAAATCACATGGCCAATAATCATCATGGCATTAAGTATTTTATTATCTGGAAGGCGTGTGCTTGCAAAGATGTAGCCATTGTATTAAGTTTTTCATTAACTCAACGAGGAACTAGCAAATCATATAGCCAGTAATCATCATTGTTATATATAACTTTATTCGTTATTTACATCAGATAtgaaagaaggcatgcaatgATATCCTACTAGATACTGAAAATCAGCCGCCACACACAAAGAATTTATCTACATGATGAAGCTCTTGAGGAGAAATTGACACTCGATATGCAAGTAGATACCTCATTCTATTTGTTCTATACAATTTGTGCAAATATGTGGTAGTAAGTAACTTTTGCTGAACACCATAGATAAAGGTTTAcatatttatgtttttgtaTAAGTTGTGCGATATTGTCTCTTCTTtaataaaagataaaatatACTGTATGATAGGTTAGCAATTTAAAAAGACTATACAAACACATCTGAAACTTGTGAAGAAAGAAGTGATTAGTTCAACTTTGTACCAGTAGCCTGGAGGTTTCTTGCTTGATGGTGACCTGGAACTTCCTTCCATGAGAGCGCGCCGTCTTGGTAAGCTTACCATTGAAGGCTTCTCCTTGGTAAATCATCCGAAGCTTCTGCTTCAATAGCTCTATTTGCTCCTCCATTCTCCCACATTTCTGACAATATAGTAAAGATAGTAAATAAAGTTAGAACTAAATGCCAAGAAGAAGCAGAAAAATTAAAGAACAGAATTATCCAATTCTAAATATCACATGCAAAAGATGCAACACACAACAGCCTACTTGAAATTTTATCTATCCATATCATCTATCTGTTTGTTATTTACCTTGTACAAGTCAAGTAGTACGTTATCTAAGGATTCCTGTGCCTGCTTGGAGCAGCGATCCCTGAAAGACATTATCGCTTCGATTGCTTCTTCTGCTCTGTCTTGTTGTTTCATGACTATCGCCATGTCCTTTAGAGCACTATCCACCCTGTCTCCGACATTGATTGCCTTCCAGAACAATGCTATAGCAGCTTCTGGATCCTTCTCAACTAACTGCATTGCACAGATAAGTAGTTAGCAAAGTAGCATTAACAACATCAAACTACACCAAGAGACACAATAACCATAACATGTTGAAGACGATCGATAGACCAAACAAATAATAACTACACTATCCCGTCAGAGCTCCAGGgaacactttcaaattttgaTCATGTGTCGATGATATTTAATATGCAGGACAAAACCCAAGAATCAATAAGAAAGATCTTTGCCCTCCAAACACTGAATAATCAGTTGTATCTCCATTTCAACTGAACTTGAAAAGGCCACATATTCAGGCATTCCCAAGCAAACTTCATAGTGTATACTGTTGACCGAGTAACTCCGTTCCACTATTTGATCCAGATGTTTACATTAGATATCTCAAAGGCTTAGCAAATTCATAAACCAGTCAATTAACATTATCCCATTATGTATCCTAAACAAGACAAGCAAAATCGATTGGAAACAGTGCGCTACGACTTCAATAAGTTGTTGCAAGACACTGGTGTTAACCAGGAAAGGGCAAAGTGGCCACCTGTTCCAACTACAGAGCTTCCAAATTTACCCTGTTTTCTTTTGTACATCCCCCAGAATTAACATTGAATTAAACTTTATTTACCCATTTTTAATAAAAGCATAATCTCAGGCAATTAGAAAGAAATAACTAGATAAATTTGCCGAATTTAACAACATAAGATcaagtaaaatctcacatctTTACTAAtctagaagaaaaaaacagaaCAAACCCATCAAAAACTAGTTGAGAATGAGCTTTAAAACTGGAAACTCATCAACTACTTGATCAAAGTATACACCAAACCAAACACCACGTATAATGAAGTACAAATACAAGCACAGAGATCATAATTAAAGAAGGGTTCAGTAGATTAAGACCTGGACGTGTTTGGCTCGAACATAAGGACTATCACCAGGAGGCAATTTGTGAAGAACATGATACGGAGGAGGGTCTTGAGAGACCTCTCCAGCTTTTCTCGGGcacttcatcatcttcttcttcttcttcttgtaatGCTTGAAACCTCAGAGAGAGACTAGAAATGATCTGAAAGCTGTAATGGAGATTTGTTGGAGTTGTTAGTATATTTGGAGCTTGTTTTGTCGTGCGCAATGAAAGGAAAGTGAGGGAGGAATGAACCTGGACTTGAATGCGTCCAGATTCGGGAGTTTTGAGGGATTTGGGACATTGTCCGCATGCCACGTCTTCATCCTGCTTGTGGCACGGAGCGAGCATGTTGGCCTGTTGGGTAAGGTTTCATCCTATGTTGTTAAAAACGTATAGTTCAATTTTTGCATatctaatattattatttttcttctaaagTTCTTATTTTATCCTCATAATTCCCATAACAagtgatttttcttttgagaaGAACAACAAGTAATCTTTAAGCTGTTTTGTTCTAGATGTAAAATAAGGTTCTTAATTCGTATCACAGTGAGCAAATTTAGTTAATCTCCCTACTGAAAAACTCAGCCACTCATGCTATGTAGTATCCCCCTTAACATTGATCCCCATCTACATATCTTCATAATTAATCTTTCAATACCAACTttctatgttttcttttcaacTTCTAACCAAGGTATCACTCCTATTACTCTAAATTCAATCAATGATTAAtgatttcaagattttaaGGTAATGAAGGTATGAATAATTGCGTACCCATGTTCTTTTTCAAAAGCCTTGCATGCCAAGAAAAATTAAAGCTTGGTAAAttttgaagaaatgaagacGTACTTAGCAAGAATATATATGGCGGAAGTTTGAATGTTCTTGAGCTAAGAATTTTTCAACAACACGAGAAAAAAGAGGAGGAGAGTTCTCTAGTTTTAaggataaattataaaaatgtaccATCTCTcaatttatattaaaaaaattattatttatgaattaattataaaatagtcatcacatttaagtggaaattataaaatgtcaacaaaattaaaaaaattaatttaaaattattttctagACTGTTTTACACTTTCtcactctttttcttctttttttccttctctttctAATTTCGACCATAACTTTCTCGTCTGGCGATAtattttgacgaaattggtatcgttagaaagatctcgctcccctctttcattttatATACTACCCACTTCGAATCGACCAACCGTACAAGGCGCAATAACCATCGCAAATGGTTGCCGCCATCGATTGTGGTGCTTCAAGCAATTCCGGTGAAACCGAAGTTTAAGGTTCCCTAATTCtagctattctcttcattctgaacatacttataccaatctcatttgaattttaacaaaatttcgcagatttccacatttcctcccggcatgtcacacctcttgtcacagacactgtcacactacctgtcacaaccgctatcacaccTGTTATCATAgaacctgtcacactatctatttacactaactgtcacaacctctgtcacactacctgttacaaccactatcacactacttaTTACACTAACCTTCACACCCACTATCACACATACTGTcatactacctatcacacccgctgtcacactacctgtcatactatctgtcacacctgctgtcacaCCCGATGTCACACTGCATATCACACTAACTgccgttgtcacactacttatcacactatctgtcacaCACTCTGTCACACActctgtcacacccactgtcacactagctgtcacacctcctatcacatccgctgtcacactacctatcacacctcctatcacaACCGCTGTCACATTACTTGCCACACCCACTTTcgcactacatgtcacaacctctgacacaacttctatcacactatctatcacaaccactatcacaccctCTGTCACAacccatgtcacactacctgtcacaacccttGTCACAACtaatatcacactacatgtcacaacacCTGTCACAACTCATAACCCATATCAcactagaagaagaagaagaagaagaagaataagcactagaaataacgaacctttgtttattattatgtgatcttgaacttcttAAATTAACCCATATAATTCAAATATCGACATTAATGTGATGTATTACACTGCTTATCCTAATagttatcacactacctatcacatttCTTATCACATTACCTGTCatattctttgaatttgaacataattttgcatatttagACCTTTTCTCTTGGTACACTCATTgccacactacctatcatagGTGAtgtcacacctgctgtcacaCAATCTATCACAGCCGTTgccacacctactgtcacatcTGCTGTCACACCTGTTGTCACACCCGATATCACACATGTTGTCATTCTTGCTGTCACACatactgtcacaacccctgtcacaacCCTGTGACAGGCAAAAAATTTGCATATGGTGGAAATTAGAAGCTTCCAATAGAAATAAGATAGTTATATAAATGAACACATAACTAGTTAATTAAGCCTTAATTATCAAACCCACAGTAGTATAGTTCTTCCATATCAAATCCATGACTCTCTCCCTTACACGTACTCATctactctttcttcttcttcatataTTTCTGTCCTGAAACTTCTTATTCCCCAAAGGCCCACACTACCACCATCAAATCCtcgagtatatatatatatataattcaaatcaATCAAGTTGTGTAGTTAGCAGGTTGCGGCAGAATCGATCTTGACGGTAAGGAACTTAAAGGATAAAGAAAAGCCATAACTGCATCTAATCGAATAAGAAGACCCAGTAAGCAAGTCTCCCGCTGACGACAATGGACTCTTTGTCTCTTTGAAAAGGAACTGCAATGATGTGACGACGAAGAGATTGAAAGGCTTCGGTGGCGACGAAGAAGAATATACCCGACCTTGCAACGCAGATCTGGTTTTTAAGGACCAGTGGCACTCGTGTAATTATTGCGACTTGTGGGGGCAACGCTTTAAGAGTTTTAAgacattttctaattttcaaaacttaagtgactattttctcatttcatgtgtcaaaatatacttttttataagaagccctaGTTTTAATCTGTACGTGaacgataatttttttttttactttagaCAGTAAGTTCCATAAGGCGAATTGCCCTaactaataaaaaaagaggtcaAGATAATACAGTGTTGTTTGTCCTAAACCAAAACTTTTAGggttttttcttcttgaaaTTAACGGCGAGCAAATCTTCCACCTACATATTCCTCGATGGCAGATATTGATGTGATGGCAACCAGGCTTGCCTCTGCCTTGGCGCTAGCAAGCGGAAGCAAAACGGCGGGCGATTTCCGACCCTCTCGAGGCTAACGACGTCTCCGTCAAGCTGAAGTGCTTATAGTCAGAAAGCTTCTCACTTCTCGTGAGTATAATCGGCCATCTTTCATGTGTCTACGAATCCGGAATGACATGTTTAATGTTATCTTACATACATTTTTACTTTCACCGTTCGTATGTCAACCAAAGAACAAATAATGAAAGAACGTCAGAATATTACACTCGCACCAAGACTCATAATGCGTAGCCCTCATTTGGTTTGGAAATTTCATCATCTGATGGTGTAATTAACGTAGActgcaacgatgacgaattcggaatttgtctttcatatgaacacgcatgggcatatttcatcattcttgtaaccccttctcaccaagtattgatgcaaccgattgcACCACATTCTTTCGGATTGCTTTAACCTGTACaatgaacgacgtaatctgactgcatgagcactctgtggtctggaggcacttgatggaggtaaaggtagtccctctggagctttcatgtatatctctgtgTCAAGATctccatagagataagctgtgaccacatccataagctgcatgtttagtctttcggacactaccagactaataaggtagcggaaggtaatgatgtccataacaggagaataagtctcttcatagtcaatgccaggtcgttgtgagaatccttgcacCACAAGTCTTAccttataacgcacgatctcgttcatctcattacgcttacgaacgaatacccatttatgtccaactggtttgacatctcttggagtcaattcaacctttccgaagacttctgtCTTcactaatgagtcaagttctgcctggatt
This is a stretch of genomic DNA from Argentina anserina chromosome 4, drPotAnse1.1, whole genome shotgun sequence. It encodes these proteins:
- the LOC126790783 gene encoding protein SULFUR DEFICIENCY-INDUCED 2; its protein translation is MMKCPRKAGEVSQDPPPYHVLHKLPPGDSPYVRAKHVQLVEKDPEAAIALFWKAINVGDRVDSALKDMAIVMKQQDRAEEAIEAIMSFRDRCSKQAQESLDNVLLDLYKKCGRMEEQIELLKQKLRMIYQGEAFNGKLTKTARSHGRKFQVTIKQETSRLLGNLGWAYMHQGNYVAAEVVYRKAQIIDPDANKACNLCLCLIRQSWYAEARSVLDEVLQGKLSGSDEGKSKTRAGELLCELMQCRPIVLSSSNSLGLNIEDAFLEGLEQLLKHWTPVRSRRLPIFEEISPYRDQLAC